In Actinoplanes sp. NBC_00393, a single genomic region encodes these proteins:
- a CDS encoding GNAT family N-acetyltransferase, with product MENWTVRRVIPEDTGRMRALRLEMLADSPLAFLETLAQAAARPHENYRQRIRQSATGPETAQFIADPGGPLIGHAGGTTVPDEPGCTVVFAVYLTPAYRGGKVLAQLIDAVADWSAAAGRNELMLEVVVGNDRAVRAYEKLGFTDTGVRLRHPTVPALAELQMRRRI from the coding sequence ATGGAGAACTGGACCGTGCGCCGGGTCATCCCCGAGGACACCGGGCGGATGCGCGCGCTGCGCCTGGAGATGCTGGCGGACAGTCCCCTCGCCTTCCTGGAGACACTGGCCCAGGCGGCCGCCCGTCCGCACGAGAACTACCGGCAGCGGATCCGGCAGTCCGCCACCGGCCCGGAGACGGCCCAGTTCATCGCCGACCCGGGCGGGCCGCTGATCGGGCACGCCGGCGGGACCACCGTCCCGGACGAGCCGGGTTGCACCGTGGTCTTCGCGGTGTACCTGACTCCGGCGTACCGGGGTGGCAAGGTGCTCGCCCAGCTGATCGACGCGGTGGCCGACTGGTCCGCCGCGGCCGGGCGCAACGAGCTGATGCTGGAAGTGGTGGTCGGCAACGATCGGGCCGTCCGGGCGTACGAAAAACTGGGTTTCACCGACACCGGGGTCCGGCTGCGCCACCCGACCGTCCCGGCGCTCGCCGAGCTGCAGATGCGGCGGAGGATCTGA
- the groL gene encoding chaperonin GroEL (60 kDa chaperone family; promotes refolding of misfolded polypeptides especially under stressful conditions; forms two stacked rings of heptamers to form a barrel-shaped 14mer; ends can be capped by GroES; misfolded proteins enter the barrel where they are refolded when GroES binds) — MAKIIAFDEEARRGLERGMNQLADAVKVTLGPKGRNVVLEKKWGAPTITNDGVSIAKEIELEDSYEKIGAELVKEVAKKTDDVAGDGTTTATVLAQALVREGLRNVAAGANPMALKRGIEAAVASVSEGLSQLAKDVETKEQIASTASISAGDSTVGEIIAEAMDKVGKEGVITVEESNTFGLELELTEGMRFDKGYISAYFMTDAERMEAVFDDPYILIANSKISAVKDLLPVLEKVMQSGKPLIIIAEDVEGEALATLVVNKVRGTFKSVAVKAPGFGDRRKAMLEDIAILTGGAVISEEVGLKLDAADLSLLGQARKVVITKDETTIVDGAGNAEQIQGRVNQIRAEIERSDSDYDREKLQERLAKLAGGVAVIKVGAATEVELKERKHRIEDAVRNAKAAVEEGIVPGGGVALVQAGKTAFDKLDLTGDEATGANIVKVALDAPLRQIAVNAGLEGGVVVEKVRNLAAGHGLNAANGEYVDLLAAGIIDPAKVTRSALQNAASIAALFLTTEAVVADKPEKTPAPAGAPGGGDMDF, encoded by the coding sequence ATGGCCAAGATCATCGCATTCGACGAGGAGGCTCGTCGGGGCCTCGAGCGGGGCATGAACCAGCTCGCCGACGCGGTCAAGGTGACCCTCGGTCCCAAGGGCCGCAACGTGGTTCTCGAGAAGAAGTGGGGCGCCCCCACGATCACCAACGATGGTGTATCCATCGCCAAGGAGATCGAGCTCGAGGACTCGTACGAGAAGATCGGCGCTGAGCTGGTCAAGGAGGTCGCCAAGAAGACCGACGACGTGGCCGGTGACGGCACGACGACGGCGACCGTTCTCGCCCAGGCCCTGGTCCGTGAGGGCCTGCGCAACGTCGCCGCGGGTGCGAACCCGATGGCCCTGAAGCGGGGCATCGAGGCCGCGGTGGCGAGCGTCTCCGAGGGTCTCTCGCAGCTCGCGAAGGACGTGGAGACCAAGGAGCAGATCGCCTCCACCGCCTCCATCTCCGCCGGTGACTCCACGGTCGGCGAGATCATCGCCGAGGCCATGGACAAGGTCGGCAAGGAAGGCGTCATCACCGTCGAGGAGAGCAACACCTTCGGCCTCGAGCTCGAGCTCACCGAGGGTATGCGCTTCGACAAGGGCTACATCTCGGCGTACTTCATGACCGACGCCGAGCGCATGGAGGCCGTCTTCGACGACCCCTACATCCTGATCGCGAACAGCAAGATCTCCGCGGTCAAGGACCTGCTGCCGGTCCTCGAGAAGGTCATGCAGTCGGGCAAGCCGCTGATCATCATCGCCGAGGACGTCGAGGGCGAGGCCCTGGCGACCCTGGTGGTGAACAAGGTCCGTGGCACCTTCAAGTCCGTCGCCGTCAAGGCCCCGGGCTTCGGTGACCGCCGCAAGGCCATGCTGGAGGACATCGCCATCCTGACCGGTGGCGCCGTCATCAGCGAAGAGGTCGGCCTCAAGCTGGACGCCGCTGACCTGTCCCTGCTGGGCCAGGCCCGCAAGGTCGTCATCACCAAGGACGAGACCACCATCGTCGACGGTGCCGGCAACGCCGAGCAGATCCAGGGCCGGGTCAACCAGATCCGCGCCGAGATCGAGCGTTCGGACTCCGACTACGACCGTGAGAAGCTGCAGGAGCGCCTGGCCAAGCTGGCCGGCGGTGTTGCGGTGATCAAGGTCGGCGCGGCCACCGAGGTCGAGCTGAAGGAGCGCAAGCACCGCATCGAGGACGCCGTTCGCAACGCGAAGGCGGCCGTCGAGGAGGGCATCGTCCCCGGTGGTGGCGTCGCGCTGGTGCAGGCCGGCAAGACCGCGTTCGACAAGCTGGACCTGACCGGCGACGAGGCCACCGGTGCCAACATCGTCAAGGTCGCGCTCGACGCCCCGCTGCGTCAGATCGCCGTGAACGCCGGCCTCGAGGGCGGCGTCGTGGTGGAGAAGGTGCGCAACCTGGCGGCCGGCCACGGCCTGAACGCTGCCAACGGTGAGTACGTGGACCTGCTGGCCGCGGGCATCATCGACCCGGCCAAGGTCACCCGCTCGGCGCTGCAGAACGCCGCGTCGATCGCCGCGCTGTTCCTCACCACCGAGGCCGTCGTGGCCGACAAGCCCGAGAAGACCCCGGCTCCGGCCGGCGCCCCGGGCGGCGGTGACATGGACTTCTGA
- a CDS encoding ABC transporter permease — translation MSTLEAAAGYRPSRTLPIWAEVRRQASRRRTQLALGFMVLLPVIILLAFEFGGENRGDEDGDGGGAFSSIADLATSGGLNFTLFCLAVSAGFLLVVVVALFFGDTVASEASWGSLRYLLAIPVPRARLLGVKLIVAAGYSLFALLLLAGTGLLIGTVRYGWGPLGSTIAAEIPPAEGLLRLLGILAYLAVTLLVVAGLAFLLSVLTDAALGAVGGAVMLWILSSILDQITALGSIRNILPTHYTDAWRGILSTPVQTEDLAKGAISAVVYAALLWSLAFYRFTRKDVTS, via the coding sequence ATGAGCACGCTGGAAGCCGCGGCCGGCTACCGGCCGTCGCGCACCCTGCCGATCTGGGCCGAGGTACGCCGGCAGGCCTCGCGCCGCCGCACCCAACTCGCTCTCGGGTTCATGGTGCTGCTGCCGGTGATCATCCTGCTGGCCTTCGAGTTCGGCGGCGAGAACCGCGGCGACGAGGACGGCGACGGCGGTGGCGCGTTCAGCAGCATCGCCGACCTGGCCACCTCGGGCGGGCTCAACTTCACGCTGTTCTGCCTCGCGGTGTCGGCCGGGTTCCTGCTGGTCGTGGTGGTCGCCCTGTTCTTCGGCGACACCGTGGCCAGCGAGGCCAGCTGGGGGAGCCTGCGCTACCTGCTGGCCATCCCGGTGCCGCGGGCCCGGTTGCTCGGCGTCAAGCTGATCGTCGCCGCCGGGTACTCGCTCTTCGCCCTGCTCCTGCTCGCCGGCACGGGCCTGCTGATCGGCACCGTGCGCTACGGCTGGGGGCCGCTGGGCAGCACCATCGCGGCGGAGATCCCGCCCGCTGAGGGACTGCTGCGGTTGCTGGGCATCCTGGCGTACCTCGCGGTGACCCTGCTGGTCGTGGCCGGCCTGGCGTTCCTGCTGTCGGTGCTGACCGACGCGGCCCTGGGCGCGGTCGGCGGTGCGGTGATGCTCTGGATCCTCTCCAGCATCCTGGACCAGATCACCGCCCTGGGCAGCATCCGCAACATCCTGCCCACCCACTACACGGACGCCTGGCGTGGCATCCTCTCCACCCCGGTCCAGACCGAGGACCTGGCCAAGGGCGCGATCTCAGCGGTCGTCTACGCCGCGCTGCTGTGGTCGCTGGCCTTCTACCGCTTCACCCGCAAGGACGTCACCTCCTGA
- a CDS encoding Ig-like domain-containing protein: protein MRGRSAGILLLVLAVMLTMLPPARVEAAITTPFTTRFDVNANGSIMLRGNANLTCPVHLLTPTCAAARNGTGSSLNEELNDNGYPMVFTDADGDAATFNDSNATITMPAGSSVLFAGLYWGADPSAGSSLGALLGAAAPSAPDKNKVLFRTPSGATWHPITASSLYTISPTGAYQGFADVTGLVAGAGNGVYAVANIQSGRGTDRYAGWTLVIAYRNPAEDLRSLRVYDGFGSIASGSVNIPVTGFEAPHTGIVNAEVGAVAYEGDLGKTGDGLRLNGQSLSDAANPANNVFNSTVSDGGVSVAGRNPAYSNLFGVDIDQFDASGKLANAATSATLTMTTAGETYYPGVITIAIDLYAPKIVTTATATDVNGGVLVPGDEIEYRITVRNDGNDIADGVTLADAIPVYTTYVPGSLTVQGSAFSDAVDGDRGEVSGGTAVFRLGSIPYQGTTYVTFRVRVGVGAPSGYAIANLVNVSYTGRTTSVAVASVGGTVASTVNQPDADLAAALTVSPAYLQRAATPRPVAWTATVTNAGPHPEPAVRAVLTLPAGVTPDTLPTGCTAAGQVVTCLLGPLLATHQANVTIPATVTGAAAADATATLAVSGDGRDTVSGNNTGTASVAVNSPPVAVADSAGTTNGVPVTFDVRSNDSDPDDAASGLGVSIVSAPGHGTAVVAADGTVTYTPTLGWTGADTFGYEVNDGNGGTDTATATVTTANALPIARDDEKNTRAGTPVIISVLDNDSDPNTLDLPFVVAAGQPAPGTGTVLQVGPLLTYTPALGFTGRAHFTYTIQDLYGGQAVGHVYIDVENAAPTAADDVADTAHNTGKSIDVLDNDTDPNSLFGDYLTIISVDQPPTGTGSTSIVNNEVFYQPPLGFSGTAAFSYTAEDTGHAASTATVTVTVRNALPVAADRVVSTGYRQYLDIAVLSPWATDPNPGDVLRVSGTANPTRGTATVQPDGTIRYTPDAGFSGTDQFDYTIDDGHGGSDVGRIDVTVANALPVARPDAVTVQAGVPLAIDVMANDDDDPNGVPATITVTALPAHGTVSIGPGRMITYTPGAGHRGPETFGYTLSDGQGSSAAAVTIGVVNSAPVARPDAAATDTGTAVTVAVLDNDEDPNGDLLTLAGVAAAAHGTIVRNPDGTLTYTPAAGFYGTDSISYAIEDPERLADSAVLTITVRNAAPIAVDDAFVAHPKVATPLAVLDNDTDPNAGQLLTVASAGAAAKGVVTLNADGTLTYRSTGSNTGLDTFTYVLTDDLGRTDTGAVTITINGPPVAVADTASTGPAAPVTIPVAGNDTDPEGDALTVVSVGTPGHGTAGLNADGSVWYAPSAAFAGVETFGYDVRDTLGNRATGQITVTVANAPPIARPDEGGVLTGRTVTIDVLANDSDVNTGQTLVIASPGSPGHGTATVSGGRIRYTPAAGWLGRDTFVYTVSDGAGGLGTAVVGVTVSDGRPVAVADFQDTPYRRAVIVPVLANDVDPAGSLTVVAVTQPARGTVTYGARTVTFTPPDGFSGPAVFGYTAQDDAGQRVTANVTITVDAPPKVPDRATVTKPGDPVAVPLPVADNAGRPVTIVSVGTPAHGTVVLNADGTVTYRSNPGFSGTDTFTYTVVDAFGNAAEATIVVLVGDPLPPLPTLPPTSAPTPPPVTTAPTPAPPTTTLPPASPPATTPTPTTPPSAPNPPNRIPLVAADATMVTAGERVTFQPLRNDSDPDGDPLTIVDLGLPAHGEATGNAAGEVTYVPAAGFTGVDTFTYTIGDGRGGTATGTVTVHVTAARDLPLTGHDVLVVVRYGAAAVLTGIALHWLAGRPEPRRER, encoded by the coding sequence GTGCGCGGACGGAGCGCCGGGATCCTGTTGCTCGTCCTGGCCGTGATGCTGACGATGCTGCCGCCGGCCCGGGTCGAGGCGGCGATCACCACGCCGTTCACCACCCGGTTCGACGTCAACGCGAACGGCTCGATCATGTTGCGCGGCAACGCGAACCTGACCTGCCCGGTGCATCTGCTCACACCGACCTGCGCGGCGGCGCGCAACGGCACGGGTTCGAGCCTCAACGAGGAACTGAACGACAACGGCTATCCGATGGTCTTCACCGACGCGGACGGCGACGCGGCGACGTTCAACGACAGCAACGCGACGATCACCATGCCGGCCGGCAGCAGCGTGCTCTTCGCCGGCCTGTACTGGGGCGCCGACCCGAGCGCGGGCAGTTCGCTGGGGGCGCTGCTGGGTGCCGCGGCGCCATCCGCGCCGGACAAGAACAAGGTCCTATTCCGTACGCCGTCCGGCGCGACCTGGCATCCGATCACCGCCTCCAGCCTCTACACGATCAGCCCGACCGGGGCCTACCAGGGCTTCGCCGACGTCACCGGACTGGTGGCCGGCGCCGGCAACGGGGTGTACGCGGTGGCCAACATCCAGTCCGGGCGGGGCACCGACCGGTACGCCGGCTGGACCCTGGTCATCGCGTACCGCAATCCCGCCGAGGACCTGCGTAGCCTGCGGGTCTACGACGGGTTCGGCTCGATCGCGTCGGGCAGCGTCAACATCCCGGTGACCGGCTTCGAGGCGCCGCACACCGGCATCGTGAACGCCGAGGTGGGGGCGGTCGCGTACGAGGGCGACCTGGGCAAGACCGGCGACGGACTGCGCCTGAACGGGCAGTCGCTGAGCGACGCGGCCAACCCGGCGAACAACGTCTTCAACAGCACGGTGAGTGACGGCGGGGTGAGCGTCGCCGGGCGCAACCCGGCCTATTCGAACCTGTTCGGGGTCGACATCGACCAGTTCGACGCGTCCGGGAAGCTGGCCAACGCGGCGACCAGCGCCACCCTGACGATGACCACGGCCGGAGAGACCTACTACCCGGGTGTCATCACGATCGCCATCGACCTGTACGCCCCGAAGATCGTCACCACGGCCACCGCGACCGACGTCAACGGCGGCGTCCTGGTGCCGGGCGACGAGATCGAATACCGGATCACCGTGCGTAACGACGGCAACGACATCGCCGACGGGGTGACGCTCGCCGACGCGATCCCGGTCTACACCACGTACGTCCCGGGCAGCCTGACGGTCCAGGGGTCGGCGTTCAGCGACGCCGTCGACGGCGACCGCGGTGAGGTCAGCGGCGGCACAGCCGTGTTCCGATTAGGCAGCATTCCGTACCAGGGGACGACGTATGTCACGTTCCGGGTGCGGGTCGGCGTCGGCGCCCCCAGCGGGTACGCCATCGCGAACCTGGTGAACGTCAGCTACACCGGCCGCACCACCAGCGTCGCCGTGGCCTCGGTCGGCGGGACCGTCGCCAGCACCGTCAACCAGCCGGACGCCGACCTGGCCGCCGCGCTCACCGTCAGTCCGGCGTACCTGCAACGCGCCGCCACCCCGCGCCCGGTCGCCTGGACCGCGACGGTGACCAACGCCGGCCCGCATCCGGAACCGGCCGTCCGGGCCGTCCTCACCCTGCCCGCCGGGGTCACCCCGGACACCCTGCCGACCGGGTGCACCGCGGCCGGCCAGGTCGTCACCTGCCTGCTCGGGCCGCTGCTCGCCACACACCAGGCGAACGTCACGATCCCGGCGACCGTGACCGGGGCCGCCGCGGCGGACGCGACCGCGACGCTGGCCGTCTCCGGGGACGGGCGGGACACGGTGAGCGGCAACAACACCGGCACCGCGTCGGTCGCGGTGAACTCGCCGCCGGTGGCTGTGGCCGACAGCGCCGGCACCACGAACGGTGTTCCGGTCACGTTCGACGTACGCAGCAACGACAGCGATCCCGATGATGCCGCGAGTGGCCTGGGGGTCTCGATCGTCTCGGCGCCCGGTCACGGCACCGCGGTGGTGGCGGCGGACGGCACCGTCACCTACACACCGACGCTCGGCTGGACCGGGGCGGACACCTTCGGATACGAGGTGAACGACGGCAACGGCGGCACCGATACCGCCACTGCCACGGTGACCACGGCAAACGCCCTGCCGATCGCGCGTGACGACGAGAAGAACACCCGGGCCGGGACCCCGGTGATCATTTCGGTGCTGGACAACGACAGCGACCCGAACACTCTCGACCTGCCGTTCGTCGTCGCGGCCGGCCAGCCGGCGCCCGGCACCGGCACGGTCCTGCAGGTCGGTCCGCTGCTCACCTACACGCCCGCGCTGGGCTTCACCGGCCGGGCGCACTTCACCTACACGATCCAGGACCTGTACGGCGGGCAGGCGGTCGGCCACGTCTACATCGACGTGGAGAACGCCGCGCCGACCGCGGCGGACGACGTGGCGGACACCGCTCACAACACCGGCAAGTCGATCGACGTGCTCGACAACGACACCGACCCGAACAGCCTCTTCGGGGACTACCTGACCATCATCTCGGTCGACCAGCCGCCGACCGGCACAGGGAGCACGTCGATCGTCAACAACGAGGTGTTCTACCAGCCGCCGCTCGGGTTCTCCGGGACCGCCGCGTTCTCGTACACCGCCGAGGACACCGGCCACGCCGCCTCCACCGCGACCGTCACAGTCACCGTCCGCAACGCCCTCCCGGTCGCCGCCGACCGGGTCGTGAGCACCGGTTACCGGCAGTACCTGGACATCGCCGTGCTGAGCCCGTGGGCGACCGACCCCAATCCGGGCGACGTGCTGCGGGTGAGCGGCACGGCCAATCCGACCCGCGGCACCGCGACGGTCCAGCCGGACGGCACCATCCGGTACACCCCGGACGCCGGCTTCTCCGGCACGGATCAGTTCGACTACACGATCGACGACGGGCACGGCGGCAGCGACGTCGGGCGGATCGACGTGACCGTGGCGAACGCGCTGCCGGTGGCCCGGCCGGACGCGGTGACCGTGCAGGCCGGGGTGCCGCTCGCGATCGACGTGATGGCCAACGACGACGACGATCCGAACGGCGTTCCGGCGACGATCACCGTGACCGCCCTGCCCGCGCACGGCACGGTGTCGATCGGGCCGGGTCGCATGATCACCTACACCCCGGGCGCGGGGCACCGGGGGCCGGAAACGTTCGGATACACGCTGAGTGACGGGCAGGGGTCCTCCGCCGCGGCGGTGACGATCGGGGTGGTCAACTCGGCGCCGGTCGCCCGGCCGGACGCGGCCGCCACCGACACCGGCACGGCCGTCACCGTCGCTGTGCTCGACAACGACGAGGACCCGAACGGCGACCTGCTCACCCTGGCCGGCGTGGCTGCTGCGGCGCACGGCACGATCGTCCGGAACCCGGACGGGACGCTCACCTACACGCCGGCGGCCGGCTTCTACGGCACCGACTCGATCAGCTACGCCATCGAGGATCCGGAGCGGCTGGCCGACTCGGCGGTGCTGACCATCACCGTACGCAACGCCGCGCCGATCGCCGTGGACGACGCCTTCGTGGCCCACCCCAAGGTGGCCACGCCGCTGGCGGTCCTCGACAACGACACCGACCCGAACGCCGGGCAGCTGCTCACCGTGGCGTCGGCCGGTGCGGCCGCCAAGGGTGTGGTGACGCTGAACGCGGACGGGACGCTCACCTACCGGTCCACCGGCAGCAACACCGGACTGGACACGTTCACCTACGTGCTCACCGACGACCTGGGACGGACCGACACTGGCGCGGTGACGATCACCATCAACGGGCCGCCGGTGGCGGTGGCGGACACGGCGTCGACCGGCCCGGCGGCGCCGGTGACCATCCCGGTCGCCGGGAACGACACCGACCCGGAGGGGGATGCGCTGACCGTCGTCTCGGTGGGGACGCCGGGACACGGCACCGCAGGACTCAACGCGGACGGGAGCGTGTGGTACGCCCCGAGCGCCGCGTTCGCCGGTGTGGAGACGTTCGGGTACGACGTACGCGACACCCTCGGCAACCGCGCCACCGGCCAGATCACCGTGACCGTGGCGAACGCGCCGCCGATCGCCCGGCCGGACGAGGGCGGGGTGCTGACCGGCCGCACCGTCACGATCGACGTGCTCGCCAACGACAGCGACGTCAACACCGGCCAGACGCTCGTCATCGCTTCACCCGGCTCGCCCGGGCACGGCACCGCGACCGTGTCGGGCGGGCGGATCCGGTACACCCCGGCGGCCGGCTGGCTCGGCCGGGACACCTTCGTCTACACGGTCAGCGACGGCGCCGGCGGGCTCGGCACGGCAGTTGTCGGGGTGACCGTCAGCGACGGGCGGCCGGTGGCCGTAGCGGACTTCCAGGACACCCCCTACCGGCGTGCGGTGATCGTGCCGGTACTCGCCAACGACGTCGACCCGGCCGGGTCGCTCACCGTCGTCGCGGTCACCCAGCCGGCACGGGGCACCGTGACGTACGGGGCGCGCACCGTCACCTTCACCCCGCCGGACGGCTTCTCCGGTCCGGCGGTCTTCGGATACACCGCCCAGGACGATGCCGGGCAGCGGGTCACCGCGAACGTCACGATCACCGTCGACGCGCCGCCGAAGGTGCCGGACCGGGCGACGGTCACCAAGCCCGGCGACCCGGTGGCCGTCCCGCTCCCGGTCGCCGACAACGCCGGCCGGCCGGTCACCATCGTCTCCGTCGGGACGCCGGCACACGGCACCGTGGTCCTGAACGCGGACGGAACCGTCACCTACCGGTCCAATCCGGGGTTCTCCGGGACCGATACCTTCACCTACACGGTGGTCGACGCGTTCGGGAACGCGGCTGAGGCGACGATCGTCGTGCTGGTCGGCGACCCGCTGCCGCCTCTCCCGACGCTCCCCCCGACCAGCGCGCCGACCCCGCCGCCGGTCACCACCGCACCGACGCCGGCCCCGCCCACAACGACGCTGCCGCCGGCGAGCCCGCCGGCCACGACGCCGACGCCCACGACCCCGCCGTCAGCGCCGAACCCGCCGAACCGGATTCCGCTGGTCGCGGCCGACGCCACGATGGTGACCGCCGGCGAGCGGGTGACGTTCCAGCCCCTGCGGAACGACTCGGACCCGGACGGCGACCCGCTCACCATCGTCGACTTGGGTCTTCCGGCACACGGCGAAGCGACCGGGAACGCCGCGGGCGAGGTCACCTATGTCCCAGCAGCGGGCTTCACCGGGGTGGACACCTTCACCTACACGATCGGCGACGGCCGGGGCGGCACCGCCACCGGAACCGTCACGGTGCACGTCACTGCGGCCCGCGACCTGCCCCTCACCGGGCACGACGTGCTCGTCGTGGTCCGATACGGCGCGGCCGCCGTGCTCACCGGAATCGCCCTGCACTGGCTCGCCGGCCGGCCCGAACCCCGGCGGGAGCGCTGA
- the thrC gene encoding threonine synthase — protein sequence MTSTVNAPSATTTSPARGLVCRACGAEYPLAAQHACYECFGPLEVAYDEASLARVTRAQIEAGPQNIWRYAGLLPAGQDPATRVSLNPGLTPLVSAPALAAAVGLQAPLYVKDDSANPTHSFKDRVVSVALTAAKELGFTRFSCASTGNLANSVAAHAARAGVPSIVFIPADLEPGKIITTAVYGGGLVAIEGSYDDVNRLCSELVETDEFEDTAFVNVNVRPFYAEGSKTLGYEVAEQLGWRIPAQVVIPMASGELLTKVDKAFTELVEIGLVEAPEGGWTVFGAQSAGCNPIATALHNDTDVITPVKPTGIAKSLNIGDPSAGPYAIEAVKRTGGWMDFADDDEIREGIRLLAETTGIFAETAGGTTVAVLKKLVASGKLDPAKETVVYNTGEGLKTLDAVAGQVGPTHTIKPSLRGAREAGLLG from the coding sequence ATGACGTCTACCGTCAACGCACCCAGCGCTACCACCACCTCGCCCGCTCGTGGCCTCGTCTGTCGTGCCTGCGGCGCGGAGTACCCGCTGGCCGCGCAGCACGCCTGTTACGAGTGTTTCGGCCCGCTCGAGGTCGCCTACGACGAGGCGTCGCTCGCGCGGGTCACCCGGGCCCAGATCGAGGCGGGCCCGCAGAACATCTGGCGTTACGCGGGGCTGCTGCCCGCCGGGCAGGACCCGGCCACCCGGGTGAGCCTCAACCCCGGCCTCACCCCGCTGGTCAGCGCACCGGCCCTGGCCGCCGCGGTCGGCCTGCAGGCCCCGCTGTACGTGAAGGACGACTCGGCCAACCCGACGCACTCGTTCAAGGACCGGGTCGTCTCGGTGGCCCTGACCGCCGCCAAGGAGCTGGGCTTCACCCGGTTCTCCTGCGCCTCCACCGGCAACCTGGCCAACTCGGTGGCCGCCCACGCCGCCCGGGCCGGTGTGCCGAGCATCGTCTTCATCCCGGCCGACCTGGAGCCGGGCAAGATCATCACCACCGCGGTGTACGGCGGGGGCCTGGTCGCCATCGAGGGCTCCTACGACGACGTGAACCGGTTGTGCAGCGAGCTGGTCGAGACCGACGAGTTCGAGGACACCGCGTTCGTCAACGTGAACGTGCGGCCGTTCTACGCCGAGGGCTCCAAGACGCTGGGCTACGAGGTGGCCGAGCAGCTCGGCTGGCGCATCCCGGCCCAGGTGGTCATCCCGATGGCCTCGGGTGAGCTGCTCACCAAGGTGGACAAGGCGTTCACCGAGCTGGTCGAGATCGGACTGGTCGAGGCGCCGGAGGGCGGCTGGACGGTGTTCGGCGCCCAGTCGGCCGGCTGCAACCCGATCGCCACGGCGCTGCACAACGACACCGATGTGATCACCCCGGTGAAGCCGACCGGCATCGCCAAGTCGCTCAACATCGGCGACCCGTCCGCGGGGCCGTACGCGATCGAGGCGGTCAAGCGGACCGGCGGCTGGATGGACTTCGCCGACGACGACGAGATCCGCGAGGGCATCCGGCTGCTCGCCGAGACGACCGGCATCTTCGCCGAGACCGCCGGCGGCACCACGGTCGCCGTGCTCAAGAAGCTCGTGGCGAGTGGCAAGCTCGACCCGGCGAAGGAGACCGTCGTCTACAACACCGGCGAGGGTCTGAAGACTCTCGACGCCGTTGCCGGCCAGGTTGGACCGACACACACGATCAAACCGTCGCTGCGTGGAGCCCGCGAAGCTGGCCTGCTGGGATAG